The proteins below come from a single Leptidea sinapis chromosome Z, ilLepSina1.1, whole genome shotgun sequence genomic window:
- the LOC126979141 gene encoding pyridoxal-dependent decarboxylase domain-containing protein 1, producing the protein MEDPTSSDVDSGKLHPVEEAQLDVDRRLFGGLEFQVSEVVGRLEAVVNAQDSPEDEPENRKFSTNSFEPEETPMDEILKVLEDMVVKTDPSCDSSDPPLLPTDPITRAAILSHSIMALFGRLERSHAARLGAHIASESTLWLSHMFKLSDYNAFYHQEHFEGMVRVTRMLINHRYPRYVEDGALAFTNHLPSIYSCMASPMLVIQHLCRQLALPLSCVRPVPADPSGRGMDLAALEKFCEEDLSNNRIPLLVIGEVGAPPLGTTAPLVSLARICKKNNIYLYLRGHALALPAALGNSDQKFTIADALTLTPGLWFGVPGLPTVTFYRLPEAVTWHDHSTQASGTREGALLAISGLSNSANKLSALPVWTCVRAGGTRRLARRIEYAFRSARAARTLLHSAQLRLISDRPGGDELPNVDIVEAVSAASACVVFQFAPAGVQRPPPYYDKLNSWLGQVLQRETDMINIEVCETEDYGVVLRYCPLEDSTRVLDGEKLEAWACALEAQLHVLHATVNLREPFQKKLAQHDCLKLVHVPGWAGLGGVRYVPPGWEHAPPEELNSLNQKLVDTLRATDGAFSCGEGEDKMACVRFGMVTADTDVDELLELVISAGKDVEERSKVLTDMTEVLKKGIEAAQEELEREAWNEGLLRRVPVVGRVVSWWAPPPPPAGRRLLLTHGTLQSTRDLYSCAQNKDTDEEPARAHPAPSD; encoded by the exons ATGGAAGACCCGACATCATCCGATGTTGATTCCGGCAAACTCCACCCCGTTGAAGAAGCCCAGCTCGATGTG GACCGGCGTTTGTTTGGTGGTCTGGAGTTTCAAGTGTCTGAAGTTGTGGGTAGATTAGAAGCTGTCGTTAACGCGCAGGATAGTCCTGAAGATGAGCCGGAGAACCGGAAATTCAGTACCAACTCCTTCGAGCCGGAAGAAACCCCAATGGACGAAATTTTGAAAGTTCTGGAGGACATGGTTGTGAAAACCGACCCAAGCTGTGATAGTTCAGATCCACCTTTATTGCCGACTGATCCAATAACCCGTGCTGCTATACTATCGCACAGTATAATGGCATTGTTTGGGAGACTGGAAAGAAGTCATGCTGCTAGGCTTGGAGCACATATCGCAAGTGAATCAACACTGTGGCTCTCACACATGTTTAA ATTATCAGACTACAACGCGTTCTATCACCAGGAGCACTTCGAGGGCATGGTGCGCGTGACGAGGATGTTAATAAACCATAGATACCCTCGCTATGTCGAAGATGGTG CTCTGGCGTTCACCAACCACCTCCCATCAATATACAGCTGCATGGCAAGTCCGATGCTGGTCATTCAACACCTGTGCCGACAGCTGGCGCTTCCTCTCTCCTGCGTAAGACCTGTGCCTGCCGACCCCTCAG GTCGAGGTATGGATCTTGCTGCTTTAGAGAAGTTCTGCGAAGAAGACCTCTCCAATAATCGAATACCACTCCTAGTGATTGGGGAGGTGGGTGCGCCTCCGCTGGGCACCACTGCGCCGCTGGTCTCTCTTGCCAGGATATGCAAGAAgaataacatatatttatatttgagagGGCATGCATTGGCTTTGCCTGCCGCTTTGGGTAATAGCGATCAG AAATTTACCATAGCAGATGCACTCACATTAACTCCGGGACTTTGGTTTGGTGTTCCGGGTCTTCCAACTGTT ACTTTCTATAGATTACCAGAAGCTGTCACATGGCATGATCACAGCACTCAAGCG TCCGGAACGCGGGAAGGAGCGCTCCTGGCGATCTCAGGGCTGTCAAACAGCGCTAACAAGCTGTCTGCTTTGCCGGTGTGGACGTGCGTACGAGCGGGTGGCACGCGGCGGTTGGCCCGCCGCATCGAATACGCGTTCCGTTCTGCCCGCGCGGCTCGCACGCTGCTACACTCTGCACAGCTGCGACTCATT AGCGATAGACCCGGAGGCGATGAACTACCGAACGTAGACATTGTT GAAGCAGTAAGTGCGGCGTCAGCGTGCGTGGTCTTCCAGTTCGCGCCGGCTGGAGTCCAGCGTCCACCACCATACTACGACAAGCTCAACTCGTGGCTCGGACAAGTTCTGCAGCGGGAAACTGATATG ATAAACATAGAAGTATGCGAGACTGAGGATTATGGTGTTGTGCTACGATACTGCCCCCTGGAGGATTCGACTAGAGTTCTGGACGGTGAAAAACTGGAGGCCTGGGCTTGTGCCCTAGAGGCCCAGCTGCACGTCTTGCACGCGACCGTCAACCTGCGGGAGCCCTTCCAGAAGAAGCTGGCGCAGCACGACTGTCTCAAGTTGGTGCACGTACCGGGCTGGGCAG GTTTGGGTGGTGTCCGCTACGTGCCGCCGGGATGGGAACACGCGCCCCCTGAGGAGCTCAACTCGTTGAACCAGAAGCTGGTGGACACCTTACGGGCCACGGACGGCGCCTTCTCCTGTGGCGAGGGCGAGGATAAGATGGCTTGTGTCAG atTCGGCATGGTGACAGCGGACACAGACGTGGATGAGCTGCTAGAGCTGGTGATTTCTGCGGGCAAGGATGTGGAGGAGCGTTCCAAGGTGCTCACAGACATGACAGAGGTTTTGAAGAAAG GTATCGAGGCTGCTCAGGAGGAATTGGAGCGCGAGGCGTGGAACGAGGGTCTGCTGCGACGGGTGCCAGTGGTGGGGCGAGTGGTGTCGTGGTGGGCTCCTCCCCCTCCTCCCGCCGGCCGCCGCCTGCTGCTTACACACGGGACCCTGCAGAGCACCAGGGATCTGTACAG TTGCGCACAAAATAAGGACACAGACGAGGAACCGGCGCGTGCGCACCCCGCCCCCAGTGACTAG